In Streptomyces caniferus, one DNA window encodes the following:
- a CDS encoding type II toxin-antitoxin system RatA family toxin, with translation MRCAELTLLVDESPAEVLDALADLSGFPAHAPDVRSVVVVPDPERPGESVSRWEVHFRSGTLRWSERDRVDRENLRIDFAQEDGDFQHFEGSWQLREVPSGCEIRFVARFDFGVVSLAQLLDPAAERVLKDNVARALTGWFTGARPAGAVPAAAGRS, from the coding sequence ATGCGCTGTGCCGAGTTGACCCTGCTCGTCGACGAGTCCCCCGCCGAGGTGCTCGACGCCCTGGCCGATCTGTCCGGCTTCCCCGCACACGCCCCCGACGTACGGTCGGTGGTCGTCGTCCCGGACCCGGAGCGCCCCGGCGAGTCCGTGAGCCGCTGGGAGGTCCACTTCCGCAGCGGCACGCTCCGCTGGAGCGAGCGCGACCGCGTCGACCGGGAGAACCTGCGGATCGACTTCGCCCAGGAGGACGGTGACTTCCAGCATTTCGAGGGCAGCTGGCAGCTACGGGAGGTCCCCTCGGGGTGCGAGATCCGCTTCGTCGCCCGCTTCGACTTCGGAGTGGTCAGCCTCGCCCAGCTCCTCGACCCGGCGGCCGAGCGGGTGCTCAAGGACAATGTGGCGCGGGCGCTGACGGGCTGGTTCACCGGGGCCCGGCCGGCCGGTGCGGTGCCGGCGGCAGCGGGCCGGAGCTGA
- a CDS encoding DUF2156 domain-containing protein codes for MSAPAALGDDEAVAVLRRHGRHSSAFLTMNTGIRRLCPTGLDGFAAYRESGSRHLFELCGPVCAYGDRERVLATLLERARGERRRVGAVQLSHDDALLHADHGFVVNQLGASFSIALEGYSLRGQRMVKVRNMVNRARREGVAVRETPPGEADDPARTAALDRVDAAWLRAKGRHVKELDFLIGERGGPGRPYRRLFTAVHEGRTVGYISYSPVFGERAGWLYDLTRRAPEAPPGTVDLLFATALQQFQEENCGWLHLGFTPFVQFGDPVGSPRPSSPVLRRVLELLGRKGQALYPAAAQESFKLKWRPQHIEPEYLAFQNGVSVAAVWNLLRLTRTV; via the coding sequence GTGAGCGCCCCCGCCGCACTCGGCGACGACGAGGCGGTGGCGGTGCTGCGCCGCCACGGCCGGCACAGCAGCGCCTTTCTGACCATGAACACCGGTATCCGGCGGCTGTGTCCGACGGGCCTGGACGGGTTCGCCGCCTACCGGGAGAGCGGCAGCCGGCATCTGTTCGAGCTGTGCGGCCCGGTCTGCGCGTACGGCGACCGCGAGCGCGTCCTCGCGACGCTGCTGGAACGGGCGCGGGGCGAGCGCCGGCGGGTGGGAGCGGTCCAGCTCTCCCATGACGACGCCCTGCTCCACGCCGACCACGGATTCGTCGTCAACCAGCTCGGTGCGTCCTTCAGCATCGCGCTGGAGGGCTACAGCCTCCGGGGCCAGCGCATGGTCAAGGTCCGCAACATGGTGAACCGGGCACGGCGCGAGGGCGTGGCGGTCCGGGAGACCCCGCCGGGCGAGGCGGACGATCCGGCCCGGACCGCCGCCCTCGACCGCGTGGACGCCGCCTGGCTCCGCGCGAAAGGCCGCCACGTCAAGGAGCTGGACTTCCTCATCGGGGAACGGGGCGGCCCCGGCAGGCCCTACCGGCGGCTCTTCACCGCCGTCCACGAGGGGCGGACGGTGGGCTATATCTCCTACTCGCCCGTCTTCGGGGAGCGCGCGGGCTGGCTCTACGACCTGACGCGCCGGGCGCCGGAGGCACCTCCCGGAACCGTCGATCTGCTCTTCGCCACCGCCCTGCAGCAGTTCCAGGAGGAGAACTGCGGCTGGCTGCACCTGGGCTTCACCCCGTTCGTCCAGTTCGGCGATCCGGTCGGGAGTCCCCGGCCGTCCAGTCCGGTGCTGCGGCGGGTGCTGGAGCTGCTCGGCCGCAAGGGGCAGGCGCTCTACCCCGCGGCGGCCCAGGAGTCCTTCAAGCTCAAGTGGCGGCCGCAGCACATCGAACCCGAGTACCTGGCGTTCCAGAACGGTGTGAGCGTCGCCGCCGTGTGGAACCTGCTGCGCCTGACCAGGACGGTCTGA
- a CDS encoding VlmB-like protein, translating to MLSVAPDTVPPEADPDQAPDLLDGALTTELTPEGCDIAYWLRAVPQGTLRGDPMGRSREVPVPGHMLLDGPLREAVMQEMAFRSMAEEKATRALSFLVAHAPDTAELDFFTTQLMDEARHAYAFRGHLRELGVPQEDLAETMEKLAGTDREAVLDPLERFGRSVLEDDGDYIGGVVTLTVLVEGVLAPTAELSERKWRPLDAPAAEIERAAGIDEIRHLSVGSTIVRRHLRRRPEDKARIGALMERGNRLWAGLPVQEMTYRREELFQQGLEQHRALVGDYEVWPGRRLVDTTAEERMRTALDWARRTQETRLVYMGLGG from the coding sequence ATGTTGAGCGTGGCACCCGACACCGTCCCTCCCGAAGCCGATCCCGATCAGGCTCCGGACCTGCTGGACGGAGCACTCACCACCGAGCTGACCCCCGAAGGCTGCGATATCGCCTACTGGCTGCGGGCGGTGCCCCAGGGCACCCTGCGCGGCGACCCGATGGGCCGCTCCCGCGAGGTGCCCGTACCGGGCCACATGCTCCTCGACGGTCCGCTGCGCGAGGCGGTCATGCAGGAGATGGCGTTCCGTTCGATGGCGGAGGAGAAGGCGACCCGTGCCCTCTCCTTCCTCGTCGCCCACGCTCCCGACACCGCGGAGCTGGACTTCTTCACGACCCAGTTGATGGACGAGGCGCGGCACGCCTACGCCTTCCGCGGACACCTGCGCGAACTCGGCGTCCCCCAGGAGGACTTGGCCGAGACCATGGAGAAGCTCGCCGGGACCGACCGCGAGGCGGTCCTGGACCCGCTGGAGCGCTTCGGACGATCCGTCCTGGAGGACGACGGCGACTACATCGGCGGGGTCGTCACCCTCACCGTGCTGGTCGAGGGTGTCCTCGCGCCCACCGCGGAACTGAGCGAACGCAAATGGCGGCCGCTCGACGCCCCGGCCGCCGAGATCGAGCGGGCGGCGGGCATCGACGAGATCCGGCACCTCTCGGTGGGCTCCACCATCGTCCGGCGGCATCTGCGGCGCCGCCCCGAGGACAAGGCGCGCATCGGCGCACTGATGGAACGAGGGAACCGGCTGTGGGCCGGGCTGCCGGTGCAGGAGATGACGTACCGCAGGGAGGAGCTGTTCCAGCAGGGGCTGGAGCAGCACCGCGCCCTGGTCGGCGACTACGAGGTGTGGCCCGGCCGCCGGCTCGTCGACACCACGGCCGAGGAGCGGATGCGCACCGCCCTCGACTGGGCCCGCCGGACCCAGGAGACGCGGCTCGTGTACATGGGGCTGGGCGGATGA
- a CDS encoding fatty acid desaturase family protein, translating to MSTTAGRGVPAPPPAEGGAARRINGVSQDDGTAQRQEADRDEDFRELSRRVHDAGLMKPRRVRYAGRITLIWLLNGLGWAALVRCEREWWQVVLVAGWLAVWSEQLAFVVHDAGHRQISRHRRTIQALGLVHANLALGVCFGWWVQHHNRHHNHPNHLDLDPDILRRVAVFAPEQAGQRSGPAHFLARNQRYLFFPLLGLEAVVLRIAGLIALRRRAIRRPWLEGGLLLTHVTLYLGAVLVLLPLPAAALFLAVHQGLLGYLLGLGFAVNHKGLPTRTGGEWSWLERQVLTARTLPTGLLGDFFHGGLNYQIEHHLFPGMPRAALRRAHPIVRDFCRERGIAYTETGVLESYRDLARHLDSASRILREKTATG from the coding sequence ATGAGCACGACGGCAGGGCGCGGCGTGCCGGCCCCGCCTCCGGCCGAGGGCGGCGCGGCACGCCGGATCAACGGGGTGTCCCAGGACGACGGTACGGCGCAGCGCCAGGAGGCGGACCGGGACGAGGACTTCCGCGAACTGTCCCGGCGCGTCCACGACGCGGGCCTGATGAAGCCCCGCCGGGTCCGCTACGCCGGCCGGATCACGCTGATCTGGCTGTTGAACGGGCTCGGCTGGGCGGCCCTGGTCCGCTGTGAGCGCGAATGGTGGCAGGTCGTCCTCGTCGCGGGCTGGCTCGCCGTATGGAGCGAGCAGCTGGCCTTCGTGGTGCACGACGCCGGGCACCGGCAGATCTCCCGGCACCGCCGGACCATCCAGGCACTGGGCCTGGTGCACGCCAACCTCGCCCTGGGGGTCTGCTTCGGCTGGTGGGTGCAGCATCACAACCGCCACCACAACCACCCCAACCACCTGGACCTGGACCCGGACATCCTGCGCCGGGTGGCGGTCTTCGCGCCGGAACAGGCCGGGCAGCGCTCCGGCCCGGCGCACTTCCTCGCCCGGAATCAGCGGTACCTCTTCTTCCCCCTGCTGGGCCTGGAGGCGGTGGTCCTGCGGATCGCCGGTCTCATCGCGCTGCGCCGTCGGGCGATCCGCCGCCCGTGGCTGGAGGGCGGTCTGCTGCTGACGCATGTGACGCTCTACCTCGGAGCCGTCCTGGTGCTGCTGCCGCTGCCGGCCGCGGCGCTCTTCCTCGCCGTCCACCAGGGGCTGTTGGGCTACCTCCTCGGCCTGGGCTTCGCCGTGAACCACAAGGGGCTGCCCACCCGCACCGGCGGCGAGTGGAGCTGGCTGGAGCGGCAGGTGCTCACCGCCCGGACGCTGCCGACCGGCCTGCTGGGCGACTTCTTCCACGGCGGGCTGAACTACCAGATCGAGCACCACCTGTTCCCCGGCATGCCGCGCGCCGCACTGCGCCGGGCCCACCCCATCGTCAGGGACTTCTGCCGTGAGCGGGGGATCGCGTACACGGAAACAGGGGTCCTGGAGTCCTACCGCGACCTGGCGCGCCATCTGGACTCGGCGAGCCGGATCCTGCGCGAGAAGACCGCCACCGGTTGA
- a CDS encoding flavin reductase family protein → MTAPPHTARPEAPPADVYRAAMAHVPSCVSVVTTNTPVGPVGVTVSALLSLSLSPPALVVSLTSSGQTLPWIRRSGAFGVNVLGWEQRHLVERFATGPPQRRFDGVSHAFHLGQPLLVSAPVRIVCTLEAAREEWDHTLLTGRVVWCGHRPESAGLLLHGRGRHPVPHHAAG, encoded by the coding sequence GTGACAGCACCCCCGCACACCGCCCGGCCGGAGGCCCCACCGGCGGACGTCTACCGCGCGGCGATGGCCCACGTGCCGTCGTGTGTGTCCGTGGTGACCACGAACACCCCGGTGGGCCCTGTCGGGGTCACGGTCAGCGCCCTGCTGTCGCTGTCCCTGAGCCCGCCCGCGCTGGTGGTCTCCCTGACCTCGTCGGGGCAGACCCTGCCGTGGATCCGCCGCAGCGGTGCTTTCGGGGTCAACGTTCTGGGCTGGGAACAGCGCCATCTTGTCGAGCGGTTCGCCACCGGCCCTCCCCAGCGGCGCTTCGACGGTGTCTCCCACGCCTTCCACCTGGGCCAGCCGTTGCTCGTCTCGGCGCCGGTGCGGATCGTCTGCACGCTCGAGGCGGCCCGGGAGGAGTGGGACCACACCCTGCTGACCGGACGGGTGGTCTGGTGCGGCCACCGCCCCGAATCGGCCGGGCTGCTGCTGCACGGACGCGGCCGGCACCCCGTACCGCACCACGCCGCCGGCTGA
- a CDS encoding ABC1 kinase family protein produces MAGKVGDRVRVVAKVLGQLVADETRRSGRRHTGEADPEQRRARAVRNALESLGPFYVKIGQILSTRPDMVPPSMIAELQNLHDEVAVQPFCVFEPALERDLGPDWKLRFDDIDTERPLGAASLAQVHRVTLAGGRPGVIKLQRPGIRDDVLTDMAMLRRAARMVTRGAPRFSSVVDVESMLGIVFDAMEPELDFTGEADNMDVARESIRGFRSLDVPKVIVAKPRVLVQAMAPGTSVRRIDQADFSDRERKEMGRELLAFMYRGYFIDRFFHADPHPGNVFAVPGGPATLIDWGMVGRIDQRTSMSLLLVLMCVAQNDGHGLATAWTEMGRATPWSDIPGFRSDMAALVPKIASASLDDLDFGVTLTSVLQKASRRGIASSPAVSILGKSFANLEGSVRCLAPELALAKVFQKEVPGIMVRLLGEAASWQQGARTTLEALLGSGSAGQQLRALGDDLSNRQLSFQTSRTHRGTAQGGERRGMPRGLLALGALALYLDHRRRGR; encoded by the coding sequence GTGGCGGGAAAGGTCGGTGATCGCGTACGCGTGGTGGCCAAGGTGCTGGGTCAGCTGGTGGCCGACGAGACCCGTCGGTCCGGGCGGCGGCACACCGGCGAGGCGGACCCCGAACAGCGACGGGCCCGGGCCGTCCGCAACGCGCTGGAAAGCCTCGGCCCCTTCTACGTGAAGATCGGGCAGATCCTCTCCACCCGGCCGGACATGGTCCCGCCCTCCATGATCGCCGAACTCCAGAACCTCCACGACGAGGTGGCGGTGCAGCCCTTCTGCGTCTTCGAGCCCGCATTGGAGCGCGACCTCGGGCCGGACTGGAAGCTCCGCTTCGACGACATCGACACCGAACGCCCCCTGGGGGCCGCGTCCCTGGCGCAGGTCCACCGGGTGACGCTGGCCGGCGGGCGCCCGGGAGTCATCAAACTGCAGCGGCCCGGCATCCGTGACGACGTCCTGACGGACATGGCGATGCTGCGGCGCGCCGCCCGGATGGTCACCCGCGGGGCGCCGCGCTTCAGCTCCGTCGTGGACGTGGAGTCCATGCTCGGCATCGTCTTCGACGCCATGGAACCCGAACTGGACTTCACCGGTGAGGCGGACAACATGGACGTCGCGCGCGAGTCGATCCGCGGCTTCCGCTCGCTGGACGTCCCCAAAGTGATCGTCGCCAAGCCGCGGGTCCTGGTGCAGGCCATGGCGCCGGGCACCTCGGTACGCCGTATCGACCAGGCGGACTTCTCCGACCGTGAGCGTAAGGAGATGGGCCGCGAACTGCTCGCCTTCATGTACCGCGGGTACTTCATCGACCGGTTCTTCCACGCCGATCCGCACCCGGGCAATGTCTTCGCCGTACCGGGCGGACCCGCCACCCTCATCGACTGGGGCATGGTCGGCCGCATCGACCAGCGCACCAGCATGAGCCTCCTGCTGGTGCTGATGTGCGTCGCGCAGAACGACGGGCACGGGCTGGCCACGGCGTGGACCGAGATGGGGCGCGCGACCCCCTGGTCGGACATCCCCGGCTTCCGCTCCGACATGGCCGCCCTGGTCCCCAAAATCGCCTCCGCCTCGCTGGACGACCTCGACTTCGGCGTGACGCTCACCTCCGTCCTGCAGAAGGCGAGCCGGCGCGGCATCGCCTCCAGCCCGGCCGTGTCGATCCTGGGCAAGTCCTTCGCCAACCTGGAGGGTTCGGTCCGCTGTCTGGCACCGGAGCTGGCACTGGCCAAGGTCTTCCAGAAGGAGGTACCCGGCATCATGGTCCGGCTCCTAGGAGAGGCCGCCTCCTGGCAACAGGGCGCCCGGACCACGCTGGAAGCCCTCCTGGGATCCGGTTCCGCCGGCCAGCAACTACGGGCCCTGGGCGACGACTTGTCCAACCGGCAGCTCTCCTTCCAGACGAGCCGTACTCACCGGGGCACCGCCCAGGGCGGCGAACGGCGCGGCATGCCCCGCGGCCTGCTGGCCCTGGGCGCCCTGGCGCTCTATCTGGATCACCGGCGTCGCGGACGGTGA
- a CDS encoding thioesterase II family protein, whose product MALSSGPHSGQWLRTYQPVAAPRLRLVCFPHAGGSASFFRTWPRHLPADWEVSAVCYPGRETRMAEPGITSMAELAGRIADVLEPQMTSRTVFFGHSMGASVAHEVTGLLAGRGAVGPVALLVSGRAAPHRLRHLGSGDGGLTDEELLARVGGLGGPGADFLHDPEMRDLFLPPIRADYRLIEAYVDEPKAPVVDIPVVAYFGSDDPDPAPDAVRAWAELTSAGCAARAFPGGHFYLSPHEAELVGDIRERLVALG is encoded by the coding sequence ATGGCTCTCTCTTCTGGCCCGCACTCCGGGCAGTGGCTGCGTACCTATCAGCCGGTGGCCGCGCCCCGGTTGCGGCTCGTCTGTTTCCCGCACGCCGGCGGCTCGGCGAGTTTCTTCCGTACCTGGCCCCGGCACCTTCCGGCCGACTGGGAAGTGAGCGCGGTGTGTTATCCGGGCCGTGAGACGCGCATGGCCGAACCCGGCATCACGAGCATGGCGGAGCTGGCCGGCCGGATCGCCGACGTGCTGGAGCCTCAGATGACGTCCCGGACGGTCTTCTTCGGCCACAGCATGGGGGCTTCCGTGGCGCATGAGGTCACCGGGTTGCTCGCCGGGCGCGGGGCGGTGGGTCCGGTGGCGCTTCTCGTCTCGGGCCGGGCCGCTCCGCATCGTCTGCGGCACCTCGGCAGCGGGGACGGGGGCCTCACCGATGAGGAGTTGCTCGCCAGGGTCGGCGGGCTCGGGGGCCCGGGGGCGGACTTCCTGCACGACCCCGAGATGCGGGACCTGTTCCTGCCGCCGATCCGTGCGGACTACCGGCTGATCGAAGCGTATGTGGACGAGCCCAAGGCCCCTGTCGTCGACATCCCCGTCGTCGCCTACTTCGGGTCGGACGACCCTGATCCGGCCCCCGACGCCGTCCGGGCGTGGGCGGAGCTGACCTCGGCCGGCTGCGCGGCGCGGGCGTTTCCCGGGGGTCACTTCTACCTCAGTCCGCACGAGGCCGAGCTGGTCGGCGATATTCGTGAGCGGCTCGTCGCCCTCGGGTGA